The genomic segment TGGATCAGAACCCGAATACTTAGGTGCATTATCGTCAAAGACCCATGAAACCTGGCTGGAATCGAAAGATACGCCATGATCCGTCCAATCGATCATATTTTCCGATGAAATTACCCGATACTCTCTACTGCAAAAATGGTTACCTTCTTGGTCCCAAGACCCGTAAACATAAACTCTTCCATCCGGCATAACGTGCGCTTCCGGATCCGGTATGCATAAGTTCGGCGGTAACACGGGATTTCGGCAATCGTTATATTCCTTCATATTTGTTCCTCCCAGTTTTTGCGCGATATAAAGATGTCACTTTACAGTCTTTACGGAGTCGTACCACTCATTGACTTCCTTGGTGATATCATCTCCGCCGGAAGATCTCCACTTCTTAACAAAGGAGTCAAAGTCGTCGGGCGATTGCTTACCATAAATGATTGCCGTAAACGTATCCATTTGCATCTTCTTGAGCAACTCGTTTCTCGATGACATCGTCGGTGTGGTTGGACCCAAGAAGTATTCAGGAATATCGGCTTCTGGTTGGGTCGTCGCGATCAACTCGGCTTGGTGCGTAATCTTCTCGAGCGGGTTGCCATCGTTCACGCCGATAATGCCGGTGGTGGACATTGCAGCCATATCCTTGTTGGTTAGTGTTTCTCCCTTGGCAATCTTCAAGTTAACATCGACCAGCTTAGAAGGAAAACTCGTTGCTGCACCAGTAATCGTGTATTTCAGGGTTGACACTCTACCGCCGGGAATATTCTTCTCGTCCATATCCGCTTTTCCATCTTTAATGACATAATCGTAACCTTCTTGGAATCCTTTAAAGAGAAATGGATCTTCACTGTTATAAGATTCATACAGGGCGTTCTCGTAATGGAAAAAGGCCTGCAATGCTTGCTCGGAAATGTCTTTGCTGACTAGAACCGCGCTCGTATAAGGTGCTCCGACGGTCCGCATGCTTTTACCGTCGATTCCCTTCGGAAGCGGATTAGGCGTATACATGGCCGTCGGATTTGTCGCCAGCATCATAGAACCGGGATACACCATCAACCAAGCTTCTCCACCCAGCATGCCGACTTTTCCGGAAGTTACGTTTTCCGCCACTTTATTGAAATCATGCAATGCAATGTCGTTGGCGATATAACCTTTTTCCTTCCATTCTTTCAATTTCGACAAAGCGGTTTTGACTCCCGGTTGAATGGAGCCATATTGCAGCTTGCCGTCCGCGCCGGGATACCAGCGTTCCGGAATGGCCCCGAATAATCCGAAAATCCACGAGGAGTCGCCGATCGGATAGCCTAAAAAGGCATCTTTCATACCAAAATCCAGCGCCACCGTATCTTTTTTACCGTTGCCGTCCGGATCTTGGTTGACGAAAGCGTCCATGACTTTTTCGAGCTCTTCCAGATTCGTAGGCACTTTCAGATTGAGCTTGTTCAACCAGTCCTGTCGAATCCACAACGGCGACTGTGTTCCAGTGGGCGCGCGCAGAACCGGGATCGCAAATTTCTTCCCATCCCGGATGAACGGCTGCCATGCGGTCGGATTTTCCGCCATCGCGGCTTTCCAAGTAGGAGAAGCATACTTATCGAAAGCCTCTCCTACATCCAGTACCTTGCCAGATTCAATAAACATGTTTGTTGTCGTCGTGTTCGTAGATACAAATACGTCAGGCAGCTTGTCTCTGGAGGAAAGCATCAACTTCAGTTTGGTATCGTATGAACTGTCGCCTGACGGAGCTGTCCACAACGTCTTGATGTCGACACCCAGCGTATCTTTGGCCCAGCGCGTATGCACGTTGTCGTAGTAAGTTTCTCCATTTTTAAATTTCACGGTCGGATCTTCGCCCCGAATTGTCGTGAGCGTGACAGCCGGTTCGATCTTCCCGTTTACGACGTTCAATTTGGCCGAATCCGCGCTTGCGGAAGAACTAGCCGCGGGACTGCCCTCCGAAGGGGCAGACCCGTCATTCTTACCCGAACTGCAGGCGATCAAGGAACCGAAACTAACGGTCAAAGCCAGTGTTGTCATCAGAAACTTGGTCTTCTTTCCCATCTGATATAACCCCCATAAACTTATAAGAGTGGTTGCATGTTCATTATAAAAACGCTTGCATAGTCAAGATATAGCGGAAACCAAACATCTCATAGCGCGATCTTAACATATAACGAATTCGCATTCTTAACCTTCCACGATTACGCAATTGTCACGATCGGCCCGATCGTCATCGCAATGTATACCTTTACCGGTAGGTTCTTCAACACAAAAACCCCGCTTCGGAAGCGGGGCTCATAACTGTATACT from the Cohnella hashimotonis genome contains:
- a CDS encoding extracellular solute-binding protein; this encodes MGKKTKFLMTTLALTVSFGSLIACSSGKNDGSAPSEGSPAASSSASADSAKLNVVNGKIEPAVTLTTIRGEDPTVKFKNGETYYDNVHTRWAKDTLGVDIKTLWTAPSGDSSYDTKLKLMLSSRDKLPDVFVSTNTTTTNMFIESGKVLDVGEAFDKYASPTWKAAMAENPTAWQPFIRDGKKFAIPVLRAPTGTQSPLWIRQDWLNKLNLKVPTNLEELEKVMDAFVNQDPDGNGKKDTVALDFGMKDAFLGYPIGDSSWIFGLFGAIPERWYPGADGKLQYGSIQPGVKTALSKLKEWKEKGYIANDIALHDFNKVAENVTSGKVGMLGGEAWLMVYPGSMMLATNPTAMYTPNPLPKGIDGKSMRTVGAPYTSAVLVSKDISEQALQAFFHYENALYESYNSEDPFLFKGFQEGYDYVIKDGKADMDEKNIPGGRVSTLKYTITGAATSFPSKLVDVNLKIAKGETLTNKDMAAMSTTGIIGVNDGNPLEKITHQAELIATTQPEADIPEYFLGPTTPTMSSRNELLKKMQMDTFTAIIYGKQSPDDFDSFVKKWRSSGGDDITKEVNEWYDSVKTVK